In Euwallacea similis isolate ESF13 chromosome 5, ESF131.1, whole genome shotgun sequence, a single window of DNA contains:
- the LOC136408823 gene encoding ATP-binding cassette sub-family G member 8: MVRSRTPSQGGGSQGFEMERKYSVPSNPDARTFSGAGSEDLHAWSIYRQNLNSDFTDSALGSTDKSPLPYGNFQLRDTTVQSILSHPRYGPKSALGSNMYTYLKFGLPRVFPPNHNGSTRSGRGTPQQFSRNASSRPKARNQKLGSRGHREGSSGYDSSDNEAAHNLQYKHNRKYRSDPDFRMQNTHPSYHHGVQEHQSALPLAALQQGGIRPINTQWARNKSISEANLLAMEYSRAYHPASPQLHHLQRDPRRASVAEFAHHGSHHHIHHDTVDQSVISHHSKPVSKAESQFSIPVSRKGPSVIRSDYTAQEEEINAGFIYPHLQANQISLWPTPNSCFSSKSHLLISEASFEARGGDLFAIMATSEKEGTAVLDLIAGRRRLVQGEILLNGQRVRTDTLESRVAYAQSDSNLCEDMTALQIMRFHYDLKKPTDKLGYLKIDSSDRINLLIEELGLEQVRNTKVSAMTVSEKRRLNVACHLLQDTDVVVLDQPTRGMDIFDTFFLIEYLRQWANGGAGGSSLGRIVILTLHPPTYEIFMMLSRILLVSAGRVMFSGRRRDMLPYFALVDYPCPNFKNPSDYYLDLVTLDDLSAEAMLESSQRIEQLGEIFRQKQPPLSEPGPPSALPMPVRRSNCLVQGCVLFTKAMVYTQPNTFIKWLTLVMLSASLSLIFGGIFWDVPNTDPQLILNDRLGYHYAVMCLAPWPLLLYMTLNEIRSNKKTVERDIKDGLYGRLTYIITKTVINLFPSLFIWLIYVIPSYSMCGLYMQSQNNYDGFYVYIGVMSLYLCCLQSLQLALIYLLPFSNASSIIASICSTLFFLVSGYMLHFRDMPSYVSWLRHISPTSWLLPYVLNRELSPEAIESSAVIPRCRNRQVQQQDIIVQVACPPPNGTQVLFNYGYLPFQNQIFDYNNVPLALLVFYLICIVFVCVGFVCNCGRTRNGRNRYGDPNKP, from the exons ATGGTACGAAGTCGTACCCCGTCTCAAGGGGGAGGCTCCCAGGGCTTTGAAATGGAGCGAAAGTACTCGGTACCGTCGAATCCGGACGCCAGAACCTTCTCAGGGGCTGGTTCCGAAGACCTGCATGCCTGGTCGATTTATCG gcaaaatttaaattcggaTTTCACGGACAGCGCTCTAGGATCCACAGATAAGAGCCCTTTGCCCTATGGGAACTTCCAGTTGAGGGACACCACTGTTCAGTCCATTTTATCGCACCCTCGATACGGACCCAA ATCAGCTCTGGGATCCAACATGTATACATACCTGAAATTCGGCCTACCGAGGGTATTCCCCCCGAACCACAATGGTTCCACTAGGTCTGGAAGAGGAACTCCGCAGCAATTTTCTAGAAATGCTTCCAGTAGGCCTAAAGCTAG GAACCAGAAATTAGGAAGTAGGGGCCATAGGGAGGGTTCCTCGGGGTATGACAGTAGTGACAATGAGGCCGCGCATAATCTGCAATATAAGCATAATAGGAAGTACCGATCCGACCCGGATTTCCGCATGCAGAACACCCATCCTTCTTACCATCATGGG GTTCAAGAACACCAGTCAGCTTTGCCTTTGGCCGCCCTCCAACAAGGAGGCATAAGGCCCATCAACACCCAATGGGCAAGGAATAAAAGTATCTCAGAGGCCAATCTTCTAGCAATGGAGTATAGCAGGGCATACCATCCAGCTTCCCCTCAGCTTCACCATCTCCAAAGAGATCCACGCAGGGCCAGTGTGGCCGAATTCGCACACCACGGGTCCCACCATCACATTCACCACGATACTGTGGATCAAAG CGTTATTAGCCACCACAGCAAGCCAGTATCCAAAGCTGAAAGCCAGTTTTCTATTCCTGTGTCAAGGAAAGGCCCTTCGGTCATTCGTTCGGACTACACAGCTCAAGAGGAAGAGATCAATGCAGGATTTATTTATCCCCATTTGCAGGCCAATCAAATCAGCTTGTGGCCCACCCCCAATTCGTGTTTCAGCTCGAAGAGTCACTTACTAATTAGTGAGGCCTCTTTTGAGGCCAGAGGAGGAGATTTGTTCGCCATTATGGCCACTTCTGAGAAAGAGGGTACTGCTGTTTTGGATTTGATCGCAGGGAGGAGGAGGTTAGTTCAAGGAGAG attttgCTTAATGGCCAAAGAGTGAGAACTGACACTTTGGAGAGCCGAGTGGCCTATGCCCAAAGCGACTCCAACTTATGCGAGGACATGACAGCCCTCCAGATCATGAG ATTCCACTACGACCTCAAGAAACCGACAGATAAACTCGGGTACCTAAAAATCGACTCTTCAGATCGG aTAAATCTCCTAATTGAAGAGTTAGGGTTGGAGCAAGTTAGGAACACAAAAGTGTCGGCCATGACTGTTTCGGAGAAGAGAAGACTTAATGTGGCGTGTCATTTGCTTCAAGATACTGACGTGGTGGTCCTGGATCAACCAACAAGGGGGATGGACATATTTgatacgttttttttaataga gtACCTGCGCCAATGGGCAAACGGGGGCGCCGGAGGCAGCTCTCTAGGGCGCATCGTGATCCTAACCCTTCATCCACCAACTTACGAGATATTCATGATGCTTTCTCGCATCCTTTTGGTGTCCGCTGGAAGGGTCATGTTCAGCGGCCGTAGAAGGGACATGTTGCCATATTTCGCCCTAGTAGACTATCCGTGTCCCAACTTCAAAAACCCCTCGGATTACTATT tggATTTAGTGACGTTAGATGATTTATCAGCTGAAGCGATGCTGGAGTCCTCTCAGAGAATTGAACAACTGGGGGAGATTTTCAGGCAGAAGCAGCCCCCTTTGAGCGAACCCGGACCGCCGTCGGCGTTGCCGATGCCGGTGAGGCGGTCCAATTGTCTCGTCCAGGGCTGCGTCCTCTTCAC TAAAGCCATGGTATACACGCAGCCAAACACCTTCATTAAATGGTTGACTCTCGTGATGTTGTCGGCCTCACTGTCCCTAATCTTCGGGGGGATCTTTTGGGATGTCCCCAACACGGATCCGCAACTGATCTTAAACGACCGATTAG GCTATCACTATGCTGTGATGTGTCTGGCTCCATGGCCACTGCTGCTCTACATGACTCTTAACGAAATTAGAAGCAACAAGAAGACTGTAGAAAGGGACATTAAAGACGGACTATATGGTAGATTGACCTACATCATTACAAAG ACTGTAATTAACTTATTTCCTTCGTTGTTCATTTGGTTGATCTATGTGATTCCCAGCTACTCAATGTGCGGCCTTTACATGCAGAGCCAAAATAACTATGATGGCTTCTATGTTTATATAG GTGTAATGTCGCTATATCTGTGCTGCCTGCAGAGCCTCCAACTGGCCCTAATCTACCTCCTGCCCTTCTCAAACGCATCCTCCATTATAGCCAGCATTTGCTCTACTTTGTTCTTCTTGGTCAGCGGATATATGTTGCATTTCAG AGATATGCCCTCATATGTGAGTTGGTTGCGGCACATAAGCCCAACATCCTGGTTACTGCCTTATGTTCTCAATAGAGAGCTTAGTCCTGAGGCCATAGAAAGCAGTGCTGTCATCCCTCGCTGCAGAAATAGACag gTCCAACAGCAAGATATCATAGTTCAAGTCGCTTGTCCACCTCCCAATGGAACTCAAGTGCTCTTCAACTACGGATATTTGCCCTTCCAGAACCAAATTTTCGACTACAACAATGTGCCTTTGGCCCTTTtagttttctatttaatttgtattgttTTCGTCTGCGTGGGGTTCGTATGCAATTGTGGAAGGACGAGGAACGGTCGAAATCGCTATGGAGATCCCAATAAACCTTGA
- the snky gene encoding protein sneaky, producing the protein MSRFSPEDLLQYLKKFALFNHLFLTTSNQYLKLKAIFGFICGLILGISFHRYVLTELSFTEEVSFWLAVTICLLLGTGLAFSTQVRCITLLAFPSFGGRVGRSVLKAMVITMVISGPIQNISHNSGEVVRVFACTATLQYNLTKARFTLMFKPFVDAIFGIKTEINEVKDTIRAIRDVSAPITGEVEGEAAMKKVQEENDYLDAVSVQSVDNETAIHAEAAVYEKQYLKKIEQRCLGQLANATSNCQKMFQNGYDKCYDTVTWIAGWLLCWPMKMNFVCNIADSLGGDGRCDPSKHIDPGLGEGYAYLQHSRISLSQNFKDVKLQYKIGKLKQIRDLRDARDTSVAIIKQVKSKQALLNAILNLVKRLLAFIFLRILINSQEYEEKYLKDLEFDNFYITRYFRKIDARRRTAGKLTLLPLKKIERTLIVDPLSPKPLKSERQYMFKETFLLILEMLTAGVFILLDSLFYEALDLIRRHAKIDYLTTGRHDLLLQVKGTGMIAALLKSLVRGFNVKKRIKMERSNEQCLPRPSKLERSYLFKIFGTYLAIYVMIWVQTYTQRTRRCICSYFFRSREKVRTLFLYNQTLKRRIGLRQRIKKNLERKARERRLEENYNIFQVMTIYSQRCLWLKFFKVARRKCLLCEETEPRKLSKYIECPNEGCHFIYCEECWVDMGEKCLVCAVEGEQEHVTEDDDIIEFSGLDI; encoded by the exons ATGTCACGCTTTAGCCCAGAAGATTTACTTCAATATCTGAAGAAGTTCGCCCTCTTCAATCATCTCTTCTTGACCACCTCCAATCAGTATTTGAAGCTAAAAGCCATTTTTGGATTCATCTGCGGGCTTATTTTAGGGATAAGCTTCCACAGATATGTGTTAACAGAGCTCAGCTTCACTGAAGAAGTCTCTTTTTGGTTAGCAGTAACAATATGTCTTTTATTGGG GACTGGATTAGCTTTCTCTACTCAAGTAAGATGTATTACATTGCTAGCTTTTCCGAGTTTTGGGGGACGAGTGGGGCGAAGCGTCCTTAAGGCTATGGTCATCACCATGGTCATTTCCGGCCCCATACAAAACATCTCTCATAATAGCGGGGAAGTGGTGAGGGTTTTTGCCTGCACAGCCACCCTTCAGTACAACCTGACAAAGGCCAGATTCACTCTCATGTTTAAGCCCTTTGTAGATGCGATTTTCGGCATCAAAACCGAAATCAATGAAGTTAAAGACACCATCAG GGCTATAAGAGATGTTTCAGCTCCTATAACCGGGGAAGTCGAGGGCGAAGCTGCAATGAAGAAAGTCCAAGAAGAAAACGATTATCTTGATGCAGTGAGCGTACAAAGTGTGGATAATGAAACTGCAATTCACGCAGAAGCTGCAGTGTACGAAAAGCAATACTTGAAGAAAATCGAACAGCGTTGTTTGGGTCAACTGGCCAATGCCACCAGTAATTGTCAAAAGATGTTTCAGAATGGATACGACAAGTGCTACGACACTGTAACATGGATAGCCGGATGGCTCCTTTGTTGGCCTATGAAGATGAATTTTGTGTGTAACATTGCTGACTCTTTAGGAGGAGATGGAAG GTGCGACCCTTCAAAGCACATCGATCCAGGTTTGGGAGAGGGCTACGCGTACCTCCAGCACTCCCGGATATCTCTATCTCAGAATTTCAAAGACGTAAAACTTCAATATAAGATAG GGAAATTGAAGCAAATTAGGGACTTGAGGGATGCCAGAGATACTTCTGTGGCCATAATAAAACAAGTCAAGTCCAAACAGGCATTATTGAACGCTATTCTTAATCTAGTGAAAAGATTATTGGCCTTTATATTCTTAAGGATCCTGATCAACAGCCAGGAAtatgaggaaaaatatttaaaggatTTGGAGTTCGATAATTTTTATATCACTAG atattttcgaaaaatcgaCGCCCGCCGCAGAACCGCAGGCAAACTAACTCTACTCcccctaaaaaaaattgaacgtaCCCTTATCGTGGACCCCTTAAGCCCCAAACCCCTGAAGTCCGAAAGACAGTACATGTTCAAAGAAACGTTCCTGCTGATCTTGGAAATGCTGACTGCAGGCGTATTTATTCTGCTGGACAGTCTCTTCTATGAAGCGTTAGATCTAATACGAAGACATGCCAAAATTGACTATTTGACCACTGGACGGCACGATTTATTGCTGCAAGTGAAAG GGACGGGGATGATAGCAGCTCTGCTGAAGTCCTTGGTGAGAGGTTTCAACGTGAAGAAGCGCATTAAAATGGAGCGCAGCAATGAGCAGTGCCTGCCTAGACCTTCAAAATTAGAAAGATCCTATTTATTCAAGATTTTCGGGACCTATTTGGCCATTTATGTGATGATTTGGGTGCAGACGTACACCCAGAGGACCCGCAGGTGCATTTGCTCCTACTTCTTCCGAAGTCGGGAAAAGGTCAGGACGCTCTTTCTGTACAATCAGACTTTAAAGCGAAGAATCGGGCTCAGACA ACgtataaagaaaaatctggAGAGAAAAGCCAGAGAAAGGCGTCTGGAGGAGAACTACAACATTTTCCAAGTAATGACCATATACTCCCAACGGTGCTTGTGGCTAAAGTTCTTCAAAGTCGCTAGAAGGAAATGTTTG TTATGCGAGGAGACAGAACCAAGGAAACTCAGCAAATATATTGAGTGCCCAAATGAGGGATGTCACTTTATTTATTGTGAAGAATGCTGGGTTGATATGGGTGAAAAGTGCCTGGTTTGTGCAGTAGAAGGTGAGCAGGAACATGTTACAGAGGACGATGATATCATCGAGTTTTCCGGTCTGGATATTTGA